One window from the genome of Diospyros lotus cultivar Yz01 chromosome 11, ASM1463336v1, whole genome shotgun sequence encodes:
- the LOC127812461 gene encoding protein NDL2, which yields MADSSDSVSIDMETISPGGKEHVIKTAFGSVSVAVFGDPDKPALVTYPDLALNYISCFQGLFFCPEAFSLLLHNFCIYHINPPGHELGAAMIKPDDPVLSVDDLAEQIVGVLDYFGLGSVMCMGVTAGAYILALFAIKYTHRVLGLILVSPLCKAPSWTEWLYNKVISNLLYFYGMCSLVKEFLLMRYFSKEVRGNSQILESDIVHACRRLLDERQSPNVLRFLEAINGRRDISEGLKKLQCRSLIVVGENSPFHAEALHMTSKLDRRCSALVEVQACGSMVTEEQPHAMLIPMEYFLMGYGFYRPSQFSVSPRSPLSPTSISPELFSPESMGLKLKPIKTRISVKV from the exons ATGGCTGATTCTAGCGACTCTGTTTCCATTGACATGGAGACGATCTCTCCTGGCGGAAAG GAGCACGTCATAAAAACTGCCTTTGGTTCTGTATCGGTAGCCGTTTTTGGAGATCCGGATAAGCCCGCCCTTGTTACTTATCCTGATTTAGCATTAAATT ATATATCCTGCTTTCAAGGGCTATTCTTTTGTCCAGAAGCATTTTCCTTGCTGCTCCATAACTTCTGCATCTACCATATTAATCCTCCTGGGCATGAG TTGGGTGCAGCCATGATTAAGCCTGATGACCCAGTGCTGTCTGTGGATGACTTAGCAGAGCAGATTGTTGGGGTTCTTGACTATTTTGG ACTTGGTTCAGTGATGTGTATGGGGGTGACAGCTGGAGCTTATATCCTAGCCCTGTTTGCT ATTAAATACACACACCGTGTTCTTGGTTTAATACTTGTCTCCCCTCTATGCAAAGCACCGTCATGGACAGAATGGTTGTACAACAAG GTGATTTCAAATTTACTTTACTTTTATGGTATGTGTAGCCTGGTTAAGGAATTTTTGCTTATGAGATACTTCAGCAAG gAAGTTCGTGGTAATTCTCAAATACTAGAATCTGATATCGTTCATGCATGCAGAAGA TTGCTAGATGAGAGGCAGAGTCCAAATGTTTTGCGGTTTCTTGAAGCTATTAATGG GAGAAGAGACATTTCTGAAGGGCTGAAAAAACTGCAATGTCGGTCTTTAATAGTTGTCGGGGAGAATTCTCCTTTCCATGCAGAGGCTCTGCACATGACCTCAAAACTAGATAGAAGATGTAGTGCGTTGGTTGAG GTTCAGGCATGTGGCTCGATGGTAACAGAGGAACAGCCCCATGCCATGCTGATACCTATGGAATACTTCCTCATGGGATATGGCTTCTACCGGCCATCTCAATTCAGTGTCAGCCCCAGAAGCCCCTTGAGTCCTACTTCCATCTCCCCGGAGCTATTCTCACCCGAGAGCATGGGCTTGAAGTTGAAGCCAATAAAAACAAGAATCTCAGTGAAAGTGTGA